In one window of Pagrus major chromosome 12, Pma_NU_1.0 DNA:
- the LOC141005933 gene encoding ER degradation-enhancing alpha-mannosidase-like protein 3 produces MRRIGNKLCWDLVHTSGTGMMLKTLLIISLLGWVKCQESQIMTPEEKTVIRDQILEMFDHAYGSYMKYAYPADELMPLSCRGRVRGQEPNRGDIDDSLGKFSLTLIDTLDTLVVLNKLDEFEDAVRKAVRDVRLDNDVVVSVFETNIRVLGGLLGAHVMADLLRQRGERMQWYRDELLHMAKELGHRLLPAFNTTSGLPYPKVNLRYGVLNPLSRTGTESDTCTACAGTMILEFAALSRLSGESVFEANARKALDVLWERRQRGSDLVGTVINIHNEEWVRRDSGVGAGIDSYYEYLMKAYILLGDNVFLDRFNIHYSAIMKYISQPPLLLNVHMHNPTVSVRSWMDSLLAFFPGLQVLRGDLKPAIETHEMLYQVTKQHKFLPEAFTTEFRVHWGQHLLRPEFAESTYYLYKATGDPYYLRVGQSIVEKLNAYARVPCGFAAVQDVRTGTHEDRMDSFFLAEMFKYLYLLFSEKSELPIDIDDYIFTTEAHLLPVSLSTTKPPCQGNNTETVPVSQEEDLFTHSCPSMETLFPNNPSFAKTIRDSYKYLTGVGRAFHPLPVREIELPLHDNGMEPVEFLKSMGISLTPLNEVMAGGIRSQRDHKGVYRVKLVAEVNQMPEEEEVVPHVVQLISPPFLGRTVLTAGPAKFGMDLTKQEHGVKGSIVKASPYTACGPIDNAAQLKGHIALALRGDCMFAAKARRLQEAGAIGIIFIDHREGSNSEETPLFQMVGDGDSTEDISLPLVFLFSREGAMLTAALEEHYNVDVLLLPKERQLGHDKTERPVGMNIKLRLAEEGELEDGAAGGPTLEFVLEKEEVLLKEEEEESQQQFCTKASENDRTEPCSAGSSHTPNSDSGPGTNP; encoded by the exons ATGAGGAGAATAGGAAATAAACTGTGCTGGGACCTGGTCCACACTTCTGGCACTGGGATGATGCTAAAGACCCTACTTATCATCAGTCTTCTTGGCTGGGTGAAATGTCAAGAGAGCCAGATCATGACACCAGAGGAGAAGACTGTTATCAG ggACCAGATTCTTGAAATGTTTGATCACGCTTACGGAAGTTACATG aaatatgcCTATCCAGCAGATGAGCTGATGCCTCTGAGCTGCAGGGGGAGAGTCCGGGGCCAGGAGCCCAACAGAGGGGACATAGATGACTCTTTGGGAAA GTTTTCTCTGACACTGATTGACACCCTTGATACCCTGGTG GTGCTAAACAAGCTTGATGAGTTTGAGGATGCAGTGAGGAAGGCCGTGAGGGATGTCCGCCTGGACAACGATgtggttgtgtctgtgtttgagacCAACATCAGAGTTTTAGG AGGGCTTTTGGGTGCCCACGTGATGGCTGACTTGCTACGGCAGCGTGGGGAGAGGATGCAGTGGTATCGCGATGAACTCCTACACATGGCCAAAGAGCTGGGTCATCGATTACTGCCTGCCTTTAACACCACAAGTGGCCTTCCTTACCCCAAg gtgAATCTTCGGTACGGAGTCCTAAACCCACTTTCACGCACAGGCACTGAGTCGGACACCTGCACAGCATGTGCTGGAACAATGATCCTGGAGTTTGCTGCCCTCAGCAGACTGTCAGGAGAGTCTGTGTTTGAG GCAAATGCAAGGAAGGCTCTGGATGTCCTCtgggagaggagacagaggggaagTGACTTGGTGGGGACTGTCATCAATATCCATAATGAAGAATGGGTCAGGAGGG ACAGTGGAGTTGGTGCTGGTATCGACTCATACTATGAGTATCTGATGAAGGCCTATATTCTACTAGGAGACAATGTGTTTCTGGATAGGTTCAACATT CACTACAGTGCCATTATGAAGTACATCAGTCAGCCTCCCCTGCTGCTTAATGTGCACATGCACAACCCCACTGTGAGCGTGCGCAGCTGGATGGACTCTCTCCTGGCGTTCTTCCCTGGCTTACAG GTTTTGAGAGGAGATCTGAAACCAGCTATTGAGACTCATGAAATGCTTTATCAAGTCACCAAACAGCACAAGTTTCTTCCAGAG GCTTTCACTACAGAGTTTCGAGTTCATTGGGGCCAACACCTCCTGAGACCAGAGTTTGCAGAAAGCACCTACTACCTCTATAAG gccACTGGCGACCCCTACTACCTCAGAGTGGGACAGTCCATTGTGGAAAAGCTCAATGCCTACGCCAGGGTGCCTTGCGGTTTTGCTGCTGTGCAAGATGTCCGCACGGGGACGCATGAGGACAG GATGGACTCCTTCTTTCTGGCTGAGATGTTTAAATACCTGTACCTGCTGTTTTCGGAGAAGAGTGAGCTTCCCATCGATATTGACGACTACATCTTCACCACGGAGGCTCATCTTCTCCCTGTATCTCTCTCCACTACCAAGCCGCCTTGTCAAGGCAACAATACA GAGACTGTTCCTGTCTCTCAAGAAGAAGACCTGTTCACACACTCCTGCCCCAGCATGGAGACCTTGTTCCCCAACAACCCTTCATTCGCCAAAACCATCCGGGACAGCTACAAATACCTCACTGGGGTGGGACGAGCCTTCCACCCCTTACCTGTCAG GGAAATTGAACTACCGCTTCATGATAACGGCATGGAGCCAGTAGAGTTCCTGAAAAGCATGGGCATTTCTCTCACTCCACTGAACGAAGTCATGGCGGGAGGCATCAGAAGTCAGAGG GATCATAAAGGAGTGTACCGGGTTAAACTTGTGGCAGAGGTAAACCAGAtgcctgaggaggaggaggtggtgccTCATGTTGTTCAACTCATATCCCCCCCATTTCTGGGCAGGACGGTCCTCACAGCAGGACCTGCCAAGTTTGGGATGGACCTCACCAAGCAGGAGCACGGG GTGAAGGGCAGCATAGTGAAAGCGTCCCCCTACACCGCATGTGGGCCGATAGATAATGCAGCGCAGCTTAAAGGCCACATTGCTCTGGCGCTGCGCGGTGACTGTATGTTCGCTGCAAAGGCTCGTCGGCTGCAGGAGGCAGGAGCCATAGGAATCATCTTTATAG ACCACCGTGAGGGAAGCAATAGCGAGGAGACTCCCCTCTTCCAGATGGTTGGAGATGGTGACTCCACTGAAGACATCAGCCTGCCTTTGGTCTTCCTGTTCAGCCGCGAGGGTGCCATGCTCACAGCTGCTCTGGAGGAGCATTACAACgtggatgtgctgctgctgcccaaGGAGAGGCAGCTGGGACATG ATAAGACTGAAAGACCCGTCGGCATGAACATCAAACTCCGCCTGGCAGAGGAGGGCGAGCTGGAGGACGGAGCAGCCGGAGGGCCCACCTTGGAGTTTGTCTTGGAGAAAGAAGAGGTGCTTCttaaggaagaggaggaagaatcGCAGCAGCAGTTCTGCACAAAGGCATCAGAGAATGACAGAACTGAACCGTGCTCAGCGGGTTCATCTCACACCCCAAATTCTGACAGCGGACCAGGCACAAACCCTTGA
- the anxa3b gene encoding annexin A3b produces the protein MSVWDDLDLLLDSPSSLTVTSNTRGTVKDKANFKVEEDVSALRKAIEGIGTTEKTLIEVLTQRSNAQRQLIAKAYEKTTGRKLVADLEGDTHGDFEDLLVALVTPTAVYDCHEVITAIKGAGTTESTLTEIFASRSNRQIKALSEAYLAETGRSIIHDLQSEVSGDYGKTLLILAEGKRDESTNVDAAKAKADAKALYEAGEKKWGTDESKFIDILCHRSIPQLRQTLVEYKAISKKTLQDSVESEMSGNLEKILVAVVKCVKNVPAYMAERLFKSMKGLGTTESTLTRILVSRSEIDLMDIRTEYKKLFGVSLYSQLESEVSGSYGNALKHLCGQD, from the exons ATGTCTGTGTGG GATGACTTGGACCTGCTGTTAGACTCCCCCTCCTCACTGACTGTGACA tCCAACACAAGAGGAACTGTGAAGGACAAGGCAAACTTCAAAGTGGAGGAGGATGTGTCTGCGCTGAGGAAAGCCATAGAGGGCATTG GTACGACAGAAAAGACGCTGATCGAGGTGTTGACCCAAAGAAGTAACGCTCAGCGTCAGCTCATTGCTAAGGCCTATGAGAAAACCACAGGAAGG AAATTAGTAGCTGACCTGGAGGGCGACACTCACGGAGACTTTGAGGACTTGTTGGTGGCCTTGGTGACGCCTACTGCTGTCTATGACTGTCATGAAGTCATTACAGCCATCAAG GGTGCAGGAACCACAGAGAGTACGCTGACGGAAATCTTTGCCTCCAGATCCAACAGACAGATCAAGGCCCTGTCTGAAGCTTACCTGGCAG AAACTGGAAGATCGATAATTCATGATCTGCAGTCGGAGGTGTCTGGAGATTATGGCAAAACACTGCTCATCTTGGCTGAG GGAAAGCGGGACGAGAGCACCAATGTGGACGCTGCCAAAGCTAAAGCAGATGCTAAG GCCCTGTATGAAGCAGGAGAGAAGAAGTGGGGGACGGATGAGTCAAAGTTTATTGACATCCTGTGCCACAGGAGTATTCCCCAACTTCGACAGA CTCTGGTAGAGTACAAGGCCATCAGTAAGAAGACTCTGCAGGACAGCGTTGAGAGCGAGATGTCTGGAAACCTGGAGAAGATACTGGTGGCTGTTG ttAAGTGTGTGAAGAACGTTCCTGCATACATGGCTGAGAGACTTTTCAAGAGCATGAAG GGTCTGGGAACCACAGAGTCCACTTTGACCAGGATACTGGTCAGTCGCTCAGAGATTGACCTGATGGACATCAGAACCGAGTACAAGAAGCTGTTTGGAGTTTCCCTCTACTCCCAGTTAGAG TCTGAAGTGTCGGGCAGTTACGGTAATGCCCTCAAGCATCTATGTGGCCAGGACTAA